The following is a genomic window from Alkaliphilus sp. B6464.
AGGCAAGGTCAGCAATTTCTCTTCCCATTCCCCCGCAACCATATATACAAAGTGTTTTCATTTATATCAAATCCTCACAATCTAATTTGTAGTCCCTTTAAACTTCTCCATAGTAACTGACTCACTTTTATTTACACCTTCTCTTCTAAATACCTTTAGAAATGTCTGAACAATAATTTTTATATCAAGCAACATATTAAAATTATCTACATACCAAACATCATAATTAAACTTATCTTCCCAACTAATCGCATTTCGGCCATTTACTTGTGCTAAGCCTGAAAGACCTGGTCTTACTTCGTGTCTTCTCTTTTGGTGATCATTATAAAGTTCTAAGTATTGAACTAATAAAGGCCTAGGACCGATAATTCCCATATCTCCACGAACTATATTCCAAAGTTCAGGAAGCTCATCTAGACTAGTTGATCTTAGGAACCCTCCAAATCTGGTTAGTCTCATTT
Proteins encoded in this region:
- a CDS encoding sugar transferase — encoded protein: MFYRNYGKRMMDFVLSLIAIIVLSPVLLIVAVLVRLKLGSPIIFKQERPGLNEKIFTMYKFRTMTDGRDEDGELLPNEMRLTRFGGFLRSTSLDELPELWNIVRGDMGIIGPRPLLVQYLELYNDHQKRRHEVRPGLSGLAQVNGRNAISWEDKFNYDVWYVDNFNMLLDIKIIVQTFLKVFRREGVNKSESVTMEKFKGTTN